In Brachypodium distachyon strain Bd21 chromosome 2, Brachypodium_distachyon_v3.0, whole genome shotgun sequence, one genomic interval encodes:
- the LOC100846715 gene encoding protein PLASTID MOVEMENT IMPAIRED 1-RELATED 1, translating to MSSRRHPPPAADRAAEAGDAALARDIVTLHQALSLDPSRRRRSSLPLPSPSVDQARHKPKLKPSSSRKLLPSASSSSSVSTSSSSSSSSSSSFWKKSLTAISHLGRRRLDCAFTLRVHSVDGLPAALDGSPISVHFRRLSVCASTRPVAPALGAVAFEEALTQRSPVYFSRGAKTAVKYEPRAFTVTVAASALELGKHEVDLTRLLPLSIDDLEEGGDSGFGKWSTSFRLSGVARGARLNVTFSCALVGFGGEKQKGGEVAGLRRGSMARQVSVQTPTPVPARSRDVRVLHEILPSVRPVKALPFDGDAGVDARKGEVATVDHEEDGSPESKHCTSVEVKKVEEGSSLVGDAGLDATKDEPNHSTSVDVKKGEEVSVHPEGDCDAAEFNVVEQGVEEVALEDPTQFKPVEADDVPGRVEGCRGEANEEPALVCDDVVKEEIAEVKLEEELSDVDLVREDGGNKQDAPVKATLLPTAAFEKDGQFTADAELGDLECIFNKFSIVEPEEFESPILDDKLSRRLSCMGSEDSYNSASRKSRSRSVDASSDFVASEFLDMLGIDHSPFGQTLDSDPESPRERLWKQFEKEALASGDCILGLNFEDGVEEPSCEDVAEDLDLSTIIREAELELQNGALLIDTTVRAKSLEDEETEALMRQFGLNEKSFQSSPPGNGSGFGSPIQFPPEQLLDLPPLADGLGPFIQTEDGGFLRSMSPVLFKNAKNNCSLVMQASSPIVLPAEMGSEITEILHGLASVGIEKLSMQANKLMPLEDVNGKMMQQLAWEASPALESSERYDLLENHVVDALAGGIGNAAMGKKNKGRGSDLLSSMGRKNVSEYVSLEDLAPLAMEKIEALSIEGLRIQSGMSEEEAPSNISAHPIGEFSSLQGKSVDNTLSLGLEGTAGLQLLDVKQSSDDVDGLMGLSITLDEWMRLDSGVVDEEEQFSDRTSKILAAHHAKSMDLLAESQSADKKSRRSGRRWGLLGNNFTVALMVQLRDPLRNYEPVGTPMLSLIQVERVFIPPKPKIYTNISEKGNSEQDDEEPKTEQILDALVNEEKVEEEESVPQFKVTEVHVAGFKSEPEKTKPWGNQTQQQSGSRWLLGAGMGKGNKHLLMKSKAIAKPTKEAAGQQGDTLWSISSRVHGPGTRWGELAGSKRNPNILLQKEKRFR from the exons ATGTCGTCtcgccgccacccgccgccggccgccgaccGCGCAGCCGAGGCGGGGGACGCGGCCCTCGCGCGCGACATCGTCACGCTCCACCAGGCCCTCTCCCTCGacccctcgcgccgccgccgctcctccctcCCGCTCCCCTCCCCATCTGTCGACCAGGCCCGCCACAAGCCCAAGCTTAAGCCCTCGTCGTCGCGCAAGCTCCTGCCCTCTGCATCGTCTTCGTCCTCCGTCTCCacctcctcatcgtcgtcttcctcgtcctcgtcgtcgttctGGAAGAAGTCCTTGACGGCTATCTCCCACCTGGGTCGGCGCCGCCTCGACTGCGCCTTCACTCTGCGCGTGCACTCCGTCGACGGCCTCCCCGCCGCGCTCGATGGCTCCCCGATTTCTGTCCACTTCCGCCGCTTGTCCGTGTGCGCATCCACTCGGCCCGTCGCGCCGGCCCTCGGCGCCGTCGCGTTCGAGGAGGCGCTCACACAGCGCTCGCCCGTCTACTTCTCCCGCGGAGCCAAGACCGCGGTCAAGTATGAGCCCCGGGCCTTCACCGTCACCGTCGCAGCCTCAGCTCTCGAGCTCGGCAAACACGAGGTTGACCTGACCCGTTTGCTACCGCTCTCCATCGACGACCTCGAGGAGGGCGGTGACTCCGGATTCGGGAAGTGGAGTACGAGCTTCCGCCTGTCAGGTGTCGCCCGCGGCGCGCGGCTCAATGTCACCTTCTCCTGCGCGCTTGTAGGCTTCGGTGGGGAGAAGCAGAAGGGAGGGGAAGTGGCGGGGCTGAGACGGGGCTCCATGGCGCGGCAGGTGTCCGTGCAGACCCCGACGCCAGTGCCAGCACGGAGCCGGGACGTGAGGGTGTTGCACGAGATCTTGCCGAGCGTGAGGCCTGTAAAGGCCTTGCCTTTTGATGGTGATGCAGGTGTTGATGCCAGGAAGGGTGAGGTGGCAACAGTAGACCACGAGGAGGATGGTTCGCCAGAGTCCAAGCATTGCACATCAGTGGaggtgaagaaggtggaggaGGGCTCGTCACTTGTTGGTGATGCAGGTCTTGATGCGACGAAGGATGAGCCAAACCATAGCACATCAGTGGATGTGAAGAAGGGAGAAGAGGTTTCCGTGCATCCAGAGGGTGATTGTGATGCTGCAGAATTCAATGTAGTTGAGCAGGGAGTTGAGGAGGTTGCCCTCGAGGATCCAACCCAGTTCAAACCTGTTGAAGCTGATGATGTGCCTGGTCGAGTGGAGGGTTGTAGGGGTGAAGCTAACGAAGAGCCTGCATTAGTATGCGACGATGTTGTTAAAGAGGAGATAGCTGAAGTGAAGCTGGAAGAGGAGCTCAGTGATGTTGATCTTGTACGAGAGGATGGGGGAAACAAGCAGGATGCACCAGTCAAAGCGACCTTGTTGCCTACTGCAGCATTCGAAAAAGATGGTCAGTTCACAGCAGATGCAGAACTGGGGGATCTGGAGTGTATATTCAACAAATTCTCAATTGTCGAGCCAGAGGAATTTGAATCTCCCATTCTAGACGATAAGCTTTCTAGGCGCTTGAGCTGCATGGGTTCGGAAGATAGTTACAATTCCGCCAGTAGGAAGAGCAGATCACGCAGCGTGGATGCTTCATCTGATTTTGTTGCTAGTGAGTTTTTGGATATGCTTGGGATAGATCATAGCCCATTTGGGCAAACATTAGATAGTGATCCGGAGTCACCAAGAGAGCGGCTTTGGAAGCAGTTTGAAAAGGAAGCTCTAGCGTCTGGGGACTGTATTCTtggtttgaactttgaagacGGAGTGGAAGAACCTAGCTGTGAAGACGTTGCGGAGGATCTCGATCTCTCCACAATCATACGAGAGGCTGAACTTGAGCTGCAGAATGGTGCTCTGCTCATAGACACCACAGTTAGAGCCAAGTCGTTGGAAGATGAGGAAACTGAAGCCCTAATGCGACAGTTTGGGCTAAATGAGAAGTCCTTCCAATCTTCTCCACCTGGAAATGGAAGTGGGTTCGGTAGCCCCATTCAGTTCCCACCTGAGCAGCTCCTTGACCTCCCACCTTTAGCTGATGGTTTGGGCCCATTTATTCAGACAGAAGATGGCGGATTTCTGCGGTCAATGAGTCCAGTTCTTTTCAAAAATGCAAAGAACAATTGTAGCTTGGTCATGCAGGCTTCTTCTCCAATTGTACTACCAGCAGAAATGGGCTCTGAAATTACTGAGATATTGCATGGTCTGGCTTCAGTTGGAATCGAGAAGTTATCGATGCAAGCAAACAAACTTATGCCCTTAGAAGATGTCAATGGGAAAATGATGCAGCAGCTTGCCTGGGAGGCTTCTCCTGCTCTAGAGTCTTCTGAAAG ATATGACCTACTGGAGAATCACGTTGTGGATGCTTTGGCAGGAGGGATCGGTAATGCTGCCATGGGAAAGAAGAATAAAGGGAGAGGTTCTGATCTGTTATCATCAATGGGTAGAAAAAATGTTTCGGAGTATGTTTCACTTGAGGATCTTGCCCCATTAGCGATGGAAAAGATTGAAGCCCTTTCCATTGAGGGTCTGAGAATACAATCTGGCATGTCTGAAGAAGAGGCACCCTCCAATATTAGTGCCCACCCTATTGGGGAATTTTCATCTCTGCAAGGGAAGTCCGTAGATAATACTTTGTCCCTTGGTTTGGAGGGAACTGCAGGGCTGCAGCTTTTGGATGTTAAACAAAGTAGTGATGATGTTGATGGATTAATGGGCTTGTCAATCACTCTAGATGAGTGGATGAGACTTGATTCTGGAGTAGTGGATGAAGAAGAGCAGTTCAGTGACCGGACATCGAAAATACTTGCTGCACACCATGCCAAATCAATGGACCTACTTGCTGAAAGCCAGAGTGCGGACAAAAAGAGCAGGAGATCTGGTAGAAGATGGGGTTTGTTAGGGAATAACTTTACAGTTGCTCTCATGGTTCAACTGCGCGATCCGCTACGTAACTACGAACCAGTTGGCACACCGATGCTTTCTTTGATTCAAGTGGAGAGGGTTTTTATTCCCCCAAAGCCCAAGATATATACCAACATTTCAGAGAAAGGTAACAGTGAGCAAGACGACGAGGAGCCCAAGACAGAACAGATTCTCGATGCACTGGTCAATGAAGAAAAAGTTGAGGAGGAAGAGTCTGTTCCTCAGTTTAAAGTCACAGAAGTCCATGTAGCTGGTTTTAAGAGCGAGCCTGAAAAGACAAAACCATGGGGTAATCAAACACAGCAGCAATCTGGCTCAAGATGGCTGCTAGGAGCTGGCATGGGTAAGGGCAATAAGCATCTTCTGATGAAATCCAAAGCTATTGCAAAGCCAACGAAAGAGGCAGCTGGTCAGCAAGGTGACACCCTTTGGAGCATTTCTTCCCGCGTTCATGGACCAGGGACAAGATGGGGCGAGTTAGCAGGGTCTAAGCGGAACCCGAATATCCTCcttcaaaaggaaaagagattCCGGTGA
- the LOC100820905 gene encoding WRKY transcription factor WRKY62 produces MAVAAAEAAGTAAYRYHHPHAAADAVACRSMASSPYSSASAAPSFCPAPFNGVQQQLDVLDYFSDDGGPSAVPGTFDTPLQLPPRAPTEAPIVPDVGGYFTAHPRSTAAAAVAAGTTDKIAFRTKSKEEVLDDGYKWRKYGKKSVKNSPNPRNYYRCSTEGCNVKKRVERDRDDADYVLTMYEGIHNHASPGTVYYAAQDATSGRFFVAGTYLSGP; encoded by the exons ATGGctgtagcagcagcagaagcagccgGCACAGCAGCGTACCGCTACCACCacccgcacgccgccgccgacgccgtcgcTTGCCGCTCGATGGCGTCTTCCCCCTACAGCTCTGCCTCCGCAGCGCCGTCCTTCTGTCCGGCGCCCTTCAACggggtgcagcagcagctggacGTCCTGGACTACTTCTCGGACGACGGCGGGCCGTCCGCCGTGCCAGGCACGTTCGACACGCCGCTACAGCTGCCTCCGCGAGCGCCGACTGAGGCGCCGATCGTGCCGGATGTTGGTGGTTATTTTACTGCTCATCCCAG GAGtactgcagcggcggcggtggcggcggggacgaCGGACAAGATCGCGTTCCGGACGAAGTCCAAGGAGGAGGTGCTCGACGACGGGTACAAGTGGAGGAAGTACGGCAAGAAGTCTGTCAAGAACAGCCCTAACCCAAG GAACTACTACCGGTGCTCCACGGAGGGGTGCAACGTGAAGAAGAGGGTAGAGAGGGACAGGGACGACGCAGACTACGTTCTGACCATGTACGAGGGGATTCACAACCACGCCAGCCCCGGGACGGTTTATTATGCTGCTCAAGATGCTACTTCCGGTCGCTTCTTCGTCGCCGGGACGTATCTCTCCGGTCCTTGA
- the LOC100824491 gene encoding uncharacterized protein LOC100824491, with product MYELSMDPKWKCDGGFKNGYSSVLEAQLAKSLPGHNLTAVPHIESRVRHFRTKFGAIEVMLARSGFTWDDQRKMVQCEKQQYDDHCKTFTEAKGLYGVSFPYYDTLSAIYSKDIATGENVEGFDEAIANLEQEIPIEIDEDDEGSRATGKRPMASQSGATSSYKKARRERAQTRVNQDPMMALFGEVHGELKSVSVHVRTMAHAAIRELEMQEKASSEDPKEKLNKMALEELKRLGFTGSEIVRSSRIFVKEPDEIHMMMAMPENLRREFVLAMLKVGLSLL from the exons ATGTATGAGCTGTCCATGGACCCAAAGTGGAAATGTGATGGTGGTTTCAAAAATGGCTACTCGTCTGTTCTGGAAGCTCAACTTGCAAAAAGCCTACCTGGTCATAACCTAACAGCAGTTCCACACATTGAGTCTAGAGTGAGGCACTTTAGGACCAAGTTCGGTGCAATTGAAGTAATGCTGGCAAGGAGTGGTTTTACCTGGGATGATCAGAGGAAGATGGTGCAATGTGAGAAGCAGCAATATGATGATCATTGTAAG ACTTTCACTGAAGCTAAAGGATTGTATGGTGTTTCATTTCCATACTATGACACGCTATCTGCCATATACAGTAAAGACATTGCAACTGGAGAAAATGTGGAAGGCTTTGATGAGGCAATAGCTAACTTGGAACAGGAAATCCCTATTGAGattgatgaagatgatgaaggaTCTAGGGCAACAGGAAAAAGGCCCATGGCCAGCCAATCAGGTGCAACTTCCA GTTACAAGAAggcaaggagagagagagcgcagACTAGGGTGAATCAAGATCCTATGATGGCATTGTTTGGCGAGGTGCATGGTGAATTGAAGAGTGTCTCTGTCCATGTCAGAACTATGGCGCATGCTGCCATTCGTGAGCTAGAAATGCAGGAGAAAGCTAGTTCTGAAGACCCCAAGGAGAAGCTCAACAAGATGGCACTTGAAGAATTAAAACGTTTGGGTTTCACAGGTTCTGAAATAGTTCGCTCTTCAAGAATCTTTGTGAAAGAACCTGATGAAATTCATATGATGATGGCAATGCCAGAAAATCTGAGGAGAGAATTTGTTTTAGCGATGCTCAAAG TTGGGCTGTCGTTGTTGTAA
- the LOC100824798 gene encoding protein ALP1-like, which yields MAALSSLLRSAPINTGGRGRSEVAEVSPRISAAPTGDLKNWDRDFVKVDQATLLSLILLHSLLLEKPEPIPEDSDDPKWKYFKNCLGALDGTHVKVIVPVDIKRRYRSRKAEISTNVLGVCGPDMKYIYMLPGWEGSAHDGRVLRDAISRPNGLRVPADQYYLVDARYTNGKGFLAPYRGQRYHIGGWTAQNPPNSAEEYFNMCHAKARNIVERSFARIKNKWAILRSPCFL from the exons ATGGCGGCTCTCTCCTCTCTGCTCAGATCTGCTCCCATTAACACCGGAGGAAGAGGTCGCTCAGAGGTCGCCGAGGTCAGCCCTAGAAtctccgccgcccccaccgGCGACCTCAAGAACTGGGACAGGGACTTCGTCAAGGTCGACCAGGCCACCCTCCTCAGCCTCATCCTG CTGCACTCTTTGCTGCTTGAGAAACCAGAGCCTATACCTGAGGACAGTGATGATCCAAAATGGAAATATTTCAAG AACTGTTTGGGTGCCTTAGATGGTACTCATGTTAAGGTTATTGTCCCAGTAGACATTAAACGGAGGTATAGGTCGAGGAAGGCTGAGATTAGTACCAATGTCTTAGGTGTTTGTGGACCTGACATGAAGTATATTTACATGTTGCCTGGATGGGAGGGCTCTGCCCATGATGGGAGAGTTTTAAGAGATGCTATCTCACGCCCTAATGGTTTACGAGTACCTGCGGACCAATATTACCTAGTTGATGCTAGATACACAAATGGGAAGGGTTTTTTAGCTCCATACCGAGGACAGAGGTATCATATTGGTGGTTGGACCGCACAAAATCCACCAAATAGCGCTGAAGAATATTTCAACATGTGTCATGCTAAAGCTAGAAACATTGTTGAGAGGTCTTTTGCTAGAATCAAGAATAAATGGGCAATTTTGAGGTCTCCATGCTTCCTCTAA
- the LOC100821204 gene encoding ras-related protein Rab7 codes for MSTSRRRTLLKVIVLGDSGVGKTSLMNQYVHNKFSQQYKATIGADFVTKEVLIEDRLVTLQIWDTAGQERFQSLGVAFYRGADCCVLVYDVNVNRSFDTLNTWHDEFLNQASPSDPKTFPFILLGNKIDVDGGKSRVVSEKKAIEWCSSKGNIPYYETSAKEDYNVDDAFLSVAKLALEHERDQDIYFQTVADPVPETEQRGGCAC; via the exons ATGTCGACCTCGCGCAGGCGAACCCTCCTCAAGGTCATCGTCCTCGGCGACAGCGG GGTCGGGAAGACGTCGCTGATGAACCA ATATGTTCACAACAAGTTCAGCCAGCAGTACAAAGCTACAATTGGTGCGGATTTCGTCACCAAGGAGGTCCTTATTGAAGACAGGCTTGTCACATTGCAG ATCTGGGACACAGCAGGGCAGGAGAGATTCCAGAGTCTTGGTGTTGCATTCTACAGAGGAGCAGATTGCTGTGTGCTCGTTTATGATGTCAATGTTAACAGGTCATTCGATACGCTCAACACATGGCATGATGAGTTCCTCAACCAA GCTAGCCCATCAGATCCCAAAACTTTCCCATTCATCCTGCTTGGGAACAAGATTGATGTTGATGGTGGCAAAAGCCGAGTG GTTTCTGAGAAGAAAGCAATTGAGTGGTGTTCTTCGAAAGGCAATATTCCTTATTACGAAACTTCTGCAAAAGAAGACTACAATGTCGATGACGCATTTTTGTCTGTTGCAAAGCTTGCCCTAGAGCACGAGCGTGATCAGGACAT CTACTTCCAAACAGTTGCGGATCCTGTCCCCGAGACTGAACAGAGAGGCGGATGTGCATGCTAG
- the LOC100825100 gene encoding ethylene-responsive transcription factor WRI1, with product MESTMIVKSETNINPRLPANTLTGASEVNHASKVIKRRRRETTSMATSRTNGSNLDKSTGSTTIKRSSRFRGVSRHRWTGRFEAHLWDKNTWNPTQRKKGKQVYLGAYDEEEAAAMAYDLAALKYWGPTTYTNFPVMNYEKELKIMETLTKEEYLASLRRKSSGFSRGVSKYRGVARHHHNGRWEARIGRVFGNKYLYLGTYSEYISEVSILPTQQLYTKLTVLISFVKRLISTS from the exons ATGGAAAGCACTATGATAGTTAAGAGTGAGACTAACATCAATCCAAGGCTACCTGCTAACACGTTGACTGGAGCATCGGAAGTGAACCATGCAAGCAAAGTTATCAAAAGGAGGCGAAGGGAGACAACTTCCATGGCCACAAGCAGAAccaatggaagcaacttgGATAAGTCCACGGGAAGCACTACAATTAAAAGGAGTTCCAGATTCCGTGGAGTTAGCAG GCATAGATGGACAGGCCGTTTCGAAGCCCATTTGTGGGACAAGAACACTTGGAACCCAACACAGAGGAAGAAAGGGAAACAGG TCTACTTAGGAGCAtatgatgaggaggaggccgctgCAATGGCTTATGACCTTGCTGCCCTAAAGTACTGGGGACCAACCACCTACACAAATTTTCCG GTCATGAACTACGAGAAGGAACTGAAGATAATGGAAACACTCACAAAGGAAGAATATCTAGCTTCATTGAGGAG AAAGAGCAGTGGTTTCTCAAGAGGTGTTTCTAAGTACAGAGGGGTTGCAAG GCATCATCATAATGGAAGATGGGAAGCAAGAATAGGGAGGGTCTTTGGGAACAAGTACCTCTACCTTGGGACTTACAGTGAGTATATTAGTGAAGTTTCAATACTTCCTACCCAACAATTATATACAAAACTCACAGTGCTTATCAGTTTTGTAAAAAGATTAATCAGCACTTCATAA
- the LOC100823164 gene encoding uncharacterized protein LOC100823164 isoform X2 produces MLLRLQYARAAPSTARWRPPGLEQARARARPAPQLRRGGHAAASSADSGGPPLHYDPLADLLGPDVDPNPSRNTAHVGGRGKLRSWVGPNGQYYRELPCPNCRGRGYTPCKECGIDRSSLDCPMCNGKGIKMCMQCGGECVIWQESIDEQLWEKVRSSSPLKVKEDDEVDKLEIKINTPKRSKRTYPSPSPEVAMKISRSLRSLNAKTGLFTKHMKILHQDPELHAQRVAAIKRTKGTAAARNHASEKQRAFFMDPENRLKRSIAMKGVKFYCSKCGQEGHRSFYCPIVRKIPGSVQFRCRLCGGKGHNSRTCGKPESENEHQRQPRHCSQCGEKGHNRRNCPRPSGVEVGASGSMMKKVNRPNSVSRQFIPNR; encoded by the exons ATGCTGCTGCGCCTTCAGTACGCCCGCGCGGCCCCGTCCACCGCCCGATGGAGGCCGCCGGGGCTGGAGCAGGCgcgagcgcgggcgcggccggcgccgcagcTCCGCCGAGGGGgccacgccgccgcttcctcggCCGATAGCGGCGGCCCGCCG CTCCACTACGACCCGTTGGCCGACCTCCTCGGTCCAGATGTCGACCCCAACCCCTCGCG GAATACTGCCCATGTTGGAGGAAGGGGGAAGCTGCGATCCTGGGTTGGTCCAAATGGGCAATACTATCGAGAGTTGCCTTGCCCTAACTGCAGGGGTAGAGGATACACTCCTTGCAAGGAGTGTGGGATAGATCGATCCAGTCTGGACTGCCCCATGTGCAATGGCAAG GGTATTAAGATGTGCATGCAGTGCGGTGGAGAATGTGTCATATGGCAAGAATCTATTGATGAACAACTATGGGAAAAAGTTCGGTCTAG TTCTCCCTTGAAAGTAAAGGAAGATGATGAAGTCGACAAACTAGAGATAAAGATCAACACTCCCAAAAGATCAAAGCGTACTTATCCATCACCGTCCCCGGAAGTTGCCATGAAGATTAGCCGATCTTTAAGA AGTCTGAATGCTAAAACAGGATTGTTCACTAAGCACATGAAGATTTTACACCAAGACCCTGAATTGCATGCTCAAAGAGTTGCTGCAATCAAG AGAACAAAGggcactgctgctgcaagaAATCATGCTTCAGAAAAGCAAAGGGCATTCTTCATGGATCCTGAGAATCGGCTCAAGAGAAGCATTGCCATGAAAG GGGTGAAATTTTACTGCAGCAAATGTGGACAAGAAGGACACCGAAGCTTCTATTGCCCAATAGTGAGGAAAATTCCAGGTAGTGTGCAGTTCAGATGTCGGTTATGTGGCGGAAAGGGACATAATAGCCGAACATGTGGAAAGCCAGAGTCAGAAAATGAGCATCAACGGCAACCTCGGCACTGCAGCCAATGCGGTGAAAAGGGTCACAACCGTCGGAACTGTCCCAGGCCCAGCGGGGTGGAGGTTGGTGCTTCTGGCAGTATGATGAAGAAAGTCAACCGTCCTAATTCAG TCTCGCGACAATTCATTCCTAATCGGTGA
- the LOC100823164 gene encoding uncharacterized protein LOC100823164 isoform X1 codes for MLLRLQYARAAPSTARWRPPGLEQARARARPAPQLRRGGHAAASSADSGGPPLHYDPLADLLGPDVDPNPSRNTAHVGGRGKLRSWVGPNGQYYRELPCPNCRGRGYTPCKECGIDRSSLDCPMCNGKGIKMCMQCGGECVIWQESIDEQLWEKVRSSSPLKVKEDDEVDKLEIKINTPKRSKRTYPSPSPEVAMKISRSLRSLNAKTGLFTKHMKILHQDPELHAQRVAAIKRTKGTAAARNHASEKQRAFFMDPENRLKRSIAMKGVKFYCSKCGQEGHRSFYCPIVRKIPGSVQFRCRLCGGKGHNSRTCGKPESENEHQRQPRHCSQCGEKGHNRRNCPRPSGVEVGASGSMMKKVNRPNSGIYSCSFCSEKGHNRRTCSKRNASLG; via the exons ATGCTGCTGCGCCTTCAGTACGCCCGCGCGGCCCCGTCCACCGCCCGATGGAGGCCGCCGGGGCTGGAGCAGGCgcgagcgcgggcgcggccggcgccgcagcTCCGCCGAGGGGgccacgccgccgcttcctcggCCGATAGCGGCGGCCCGCCG CTCCACTACGACCCGTTGGCCGACCTCCTCGGTCCAGATGTCGACCCCAACCCCTCGCG GAATACTGCCCATGTTGGAGGAAGGGGGAAGCTGCGATCCTGGGTTGGTCCAAATGGGCAATACTATCGAGAGTTGCCTTGCCCTAACTGCAGGGGTAGAGGATACACTCCTTGCAAGGAGTGTGGGATAGATCGATCCAGTCTGGACTGCCCCATGTGCAATGGCAAG GGTATTAAGATGTGCATGCAGTGCGGTGGAGAATGTGTCATATGGCAAGAATCTATTGATGAACAACTATGGGAAAAAGTTCGGTCTAG TTCTCCCTTGAAAGTAAAGGAAGATGATGAAGTCGACAAACTAGAGATAAAGATCAACACTCCCAAAAGATCAAAGCGTACTTATCCATCACCGTCCCCGGAAGTTGCCATGAAGATTAGCCGATCTTTAAGA AGTCTGAATGCTAAAACAGGATTGTTCACTAAGCACATGAAGATTTTACACCAAGACCCTGAATTGCATGCTCAAAGAGTTGCTGCAATCAAG AGAACAAAGggcactgctgctgcaagaAATCATGCTTCAGAAAAGCAAAGGGCATTCTTCATGGATCCTGAGAATCGGCTCAAGAGAAGCATTGCCATGAAAG GGGTGAAATTTTACTGCAGCAAATGTGGACAAGAAGGACACCGAAGCTTCTATTGCCCAATAGTGAGGAAAATTCCAGGTAGTGTGCAGTTCAGATGTCGGTTATGTGGCGGAAAGGGACATAATAGCCGAACATGTGGAAAGCCAGAGTCAGAAAATGAGCATCAACGGCAACCTCGGCACTGCAGCCAATGCGGTGAAAAGGGTCACAACCGTCGGAACTGTCCCAGGCCCAGCGGGGTGGAGGTTGGTGCTTCTGGCAGTATGATGAAGAAAGTCAACCGTCCTAATTCAGGTATTTATTCATGTAGTTTCTGCTCAGAGAAGGGGCATAATAGACGAACATGCTCGAAAAGAAATGCTAGCTTAGGATAA